The genomic region GTGTGAGCGGGCGGACCATAAGCGATCCGGTGCGTCAATGTAACCGCCATTCATGGAAAGCTTTGATCCACGGCGCTGAAGGTCTAAGACTGGGCGCGAATGCGGGCGATCAAGGCACCGCACCGGATTTCGAGGAGACATATCATGCGTGAAGCCGTCATCGTATCGACTGCGCGTACACCCATTGGCCGGGCCTATCGCGGCGCATTCAACAATACCCAGGCCCAGGAGCTGGGCGGCCATGTCATCGCCGAGGCGGTGAAGCGCTCCGGCGTCGACGGAGCAGAAATCGACGACGTGGTGATGGGCGCTGCCATGCAGCAGGGCTCCACCTTCCAGAACACGGCGCGCCAGTGCCTCATCCGCGGCGGGCTGCCCACGAGCGTGTCCGGCCAGACGGTTGACCGTCAGTGCGCGTCGGGCCTGATGGCGATCTCGATGGCGGCCAAGCAGATCATTTCTGACGGCATGACGGTCACGGTCGGCGGCGGTCTTGAGTCCATCTCGCTGGTCCAGAACGAGCACATGAACCTGCACCGCGCGTTTGATCCGTGGATTAACGAGCACCGCCCGGACCTCTACATGTCCATGCTGGAAACGGCCGAGATCGTGGCCGAGCGCTACAAGATTTCACGCGAGGCGCAGGACGAATATGCGCTCCAGTCCCAGCAGCGCACCGCCGCCGGGCAGGCTGCGGGCAAGTTTGATGACGAGATCGTGCCGCTCGCTTCCAAGATGGGCGTGATGGACAAGGCCACCGGCCAGATCTCCATCGTCGATACCAAGCTGGAAAAGGACGAGGGCAATCGCGCCGACACCACGCTGGAAGGGCTGCAGGGCCTTCGCACCGTTCACGCGAACGGCCAGAAGGTTAAGGAAGGCAAGTTCATCACCGCCGGCAACGCCTCCCAGCTTTCTGATGGCGCATCGGCCAGCGTGCTGATGGAAGCGAAAGAAGCCGAGCGCCGGGGCCTGACCCCGCTCGGCGCCTATCGCGGCATTGCCGTGGCGGGTCTTGATCCGGACGAGATGGGCATTGGCCCGGTCTATGCCGTGCCGAAGCTGCTCAAAGCCAATGGCCTGAAAATGGACGATATCGGCCTGTGGGAGCTCAATGAAGCTTTCGCCGTGCAGGTGCTCTATTGCCGCGACAAGCTGGGCATCCCGAATGACCGGCTGAACGTCAATGGCGGGGCCATCTCCATCGGTCACCCCTATGGGATGAGCGGTGCGCGTATGGTTGGCCATGCCCTGATCGAGGGCAAGCGCCGGGGCGTCAAATACGTCGTCATCACCATGTGTGTTGGTGGCGGTATGGGCGCGGCCGGCCTGTTCGAGGTATACTAGGCCGAACTGGTGGTGAGGGGGCGCATATGCGTACAGCTTGGCTGATTGCAGGGCTTGCCAGCCTTATGGCTGGCCTTGCGGCCTGCGCCCCCACCACGTCCGGCGGGCTGGCCAGCGGTTTCTCCGCTGTGCCTGCGCCCGCAGACTTCACCCCGCGCGAACCGTCCCGGCCTGAACTCTCCGGCTATATCGCCGAAGGGGATGGCTTCTCGCTGGAGCTGACATTTCATGAAGGCCCTGGCGGCGGGGTGGAAATCAGTACCATCATCCATATGGCGGGTGCCGCCGGGCTCCTTAGTCCCGCTTTTGACATGGCCGAGCCCTGGCTTGCTGGCGGCGTGCGCCGCTTTGAAGGCGGTATGAGCCGGGATGGTGATGTGACGCTCATTTTGCAGCCAGGTCCCTGCGCCATCGGGGATATGCGTTACGGTCATTTTGCGGCGCTGGAGATAGACGGACGGTCCTATGAGGGCTGCGCGCGCGAGACCGGCCCCTATCCGCTCTGGACGCATGAGATTGGCGAGTTCCTGCCCGCTATCGAGGCGTGCCGCGCGGACAGCGCTGTGTCCTCGCTCGCTCATGTGCGCGGGGCTGGCGAACGCCGGGTGAGCCTTGCCTACCGGGATGGTGACAGCCAGATCGTGCGCTTTGAGTATCCCGGCAATGGCCGGTTTGACTGCACCTATACCGGTCAGGGCGTGCGCTGGCGCGCGGTTTCGGACCATGAACCGGCCCTGCCGGGGGAAGGCGATCCCTTCTATCTGCCGGGCCGTATGCCCGAAGCGGGGGAGGGGTGTTTCCTCTATGAACGCGTGCGCGGCGCAGACGGGCGCACGCTCGGCGCTCTCGCGCATGACGGCTGCGCCGTGACGCCTATCGGCTGAAATCTCGCACATCGCGTGCGACTCACGCCATTTTCGCGGCCATGCTGATACTGGTCCTCACCCTTCTTGCCCAGATATCGCCCGAACCGGAGCGTTCGGGCCTGATTGATGCCTATCTGACTAACGTTCAGGCAGGTTCGGCAGATGTCTGGCTGGCGCTCGACGCCCAGCCTTCCACGCTGACAGCGACGGGCAGCGATGGCAGGCTTGATGTCGTGCTGGAAGGCTTTGCCTGCGAGGCGCGCGAGATACTGCCGCCCTCTGGCCGCCCCGTAACCCGCCTGCAGACCGGGCCGGGCGCGGATGGTGGCTGCACTATCCGCCTTGAGGGTGAGTGGCGCGAGGCGCAGGCTTTTCTGGGCGAGGGCGGCGTGCTGGTGGCGCTGGACGGGGTGGAGCTGAGCGCGGCTCCGCTGCGCCCTGTGGCCAGCGCTGGCACCACCAGCCGGACGCCAGATCAGGCTGGTCCTGCCCCCTCAGGCCAGGCACAGCCTGCGCCAGATGGTGCAAGGTCTGCCGGTGATACAGCCCCTTCCTCCGCCGCGCGCCCGACAGCTCTGGCTGCCGGCGGAGAAGCGTGCGCACAGAGCGCCTCGCGGCTGGAAGACACGCCGTGGGACCTCAACGCCATGTCGTCCCACGCAGATTGTCTGGCTGGTTCAAACAGCACGGCCGACGCGATCACGCTGTATGAGCGGGTGCTGGCCTTTGAGCCCGGCCATTATGGCGCGGCGCTTGGCCTTGCCCGTATGCGGGCTGCACAAGGTGACACCGCAGCGGCGTCTGCCCTGTTTCAGACCGCTGCCGAAAGCGCCCGGACCGATGGTGAGGCGCTGGCCGCGCGCCATGCGGCCGAAGAGCTGCAATAGCGCTGATGCATCCGGTGCGATTTCGGCGGGGCGGTTAAACAGACAGAAACCCCTTCCTGATAGAACCCTGCATGCCGGACATAGATCTGGCTGGGTGTTCATCAAAAACCGCATGCAAGCGGTTCACTAACGGGTTGGGTGAAATCATGAAAATCGTGAAATCTGTGTGCATGGCCGCTGTACTGGCTTCGGGTCTGTTTGTTGCTCCGGCGATGGCGATGAATGACCGCGAGACGGTTCGTGTCGTGGCCCCCGAATATCCGCGTGGCGCCGAGCGCCGCAATCTCGAAGGCGCGGTTTCCGTTCGCTACAATGTCACCGAGTCCGGTGAAGTGGCTGACGTGGAAATCGTCGAAGCGACGCCGGCTGGCGTTTTTGACCGCGCCGTGCTGCGCGCGCTTGAGCAATGGCAGTATGCGCCCGCCGACGAAGTGACCGAAGGCGTGGAACAGGTCTTTAACTTTGCGTTTGCAGGCTAGGGGCTAAGACGAAAAGGCGGCGTCAGGGGTGATTCCCGGCCGCCTTTATTCGCGCCCAGGGCGTTAACCCTAACGGGAGACTAATGATGCAACTCAATCTTCACTCGGTGCAGACGCGATTGATCGGGGCGTTTGCCCTAGTGGCACTGGTAGGGGTTGCGGCGGCCCTGGCCGGTGTTATCGCCCTGCAGAGCACGCGCGGCGCCCTGAGTGAAGTTGTTGACGAGGCGGCCCCCATGGCAAGCGCGGCAGGTGCGCTGGACGCTGCCAGCAGCGCGATAACAGGCGAGCTGGCCGCCTTTGCACGTTCGTCTGACACGGTTGACATGACCGCGTCCGAGACACGCCTGCAGACCCTTTACAACGGTGCGCGCACTGCGGTGTCGGCGCTGTCCGAGGCCGGGCTGGCTGCGGCACGTACCGCCAGCCTGACGGCGCTGCTGGATGATCTGGCCGCCGGTATTGAAGCGGCGAATGCGCCCACAGCGGCAAACCTTGAAGCGCGTAATGCGCGCCTTAACGCCATTTCCGCGGCCATTAGCGAACGCGCGCAGGCCGTTGCCGCGCTGGAAGCCGGTCTGGAAAACGCGGCCGGTCAGGCCGAGCTGGAAACCTTCCTGCGCATCATGGTCGATCTGAATCTGATACTTACCCAGTACGCGGAGCTTGATGGCGCCATGTCGGCTGGCGAGGTCGCTGATGTCGAGGGCCGCTTCGAGCTCGCGATGGATGAGCTTCTGGTCAATCTCGCCATTCTCGGCGATGCGGCCAGCGCAGAGGTGACGCGTTCGGCGGAGGCGCTTGTCTCGCGCGGCGAAGGCCCGCAAGGGGTTTTTGCGCTGCGCCGTTCGGAGATCGAGTCGGAAATCACCGCCACTGATGCGGTGGAAGATGCCCGTATCGCGCATGCCATGCTGGCTGCCGAAGTCGAACAGGTCGTCGCACAGGCCAACGCCATGGCAGCGGCTGCGCGCGCCAATGGTTTCACCGCCGTTCTGTCCGGCCAGATATTGCTGATCGTGATGGCGATCGGCGCGGTTGCCATTGCCGGACTTATCGGCTGGATTTACGTCAACAATAACCTGCTCAACCGGCTGACGCGGATCTCGCGTACCACCACCGCCCTGGCGTCCGGCGATACCGGCCAGGCGCTGGACGATAACGCCCAGGACGAAATCGCCGATATGGCCCGCGCGGTGGCCGTTCTGCGCGAGAACGAGATTGAACGGGTTCGCCTGGCCAGCGAGAGCGAGGCCGAGCGCGCGGCCCGTGAAAAGCGGACCAAGGCCATCGAGGCGCTGGTGCACGAGTTTGAATCAACCTCCAGCCGCGCCCTGGAAGAGGTGTCACGCGCGGCGGGCGAAATGGAAATGGCCGCCAATGCGCTCACCGAAAGCTCGCGCAGCGCGGCCGGTCAGACCGCCGAGGTCAACGAGGCAGGTGTTCTCGCTGCCCAGAATGTCGATACGGTTGCGGCGGCTGCCGAGGAAATGACCTCCTCCATTGCCGAGATCGCCCAGCAGATTTCGCGCTCCTCCACCATTGCGCGCAGCGCCGCTGATGAAGTCTCCGGTGCCAGCGCGGATGTGACCGCGCTCAGCGAAGCGGCGGGCCGGATCGACGGCGTGGTGCGCCTGATTAACGAGATTGCCGAGAAGACCAATCTTCTGGCTCTCAACGCCACGATCGAGGCAGCGCGTGCGGGTGAGGCAGGCAAGGGGTTTGCGGTGGTGGCTTCCGAAGTGAAGACGCTGGCCGAGCAGACCGCGCGGGCAACCGGCTCCATCTCCGAACAGGTCAATGGCATTCAAAGCGCCACTGGCAAGGCCGTCAGCGCCATTACCGCCATTGGCACGGTCATCCGCGAGATGAACGAGATTTCCACTGCCATCGCGGCCGCCATGGAAGAACAGCGTGCCGCCGCCGAGGAAATCACGCGCTCGGCGCAGGAAGCCGCTGGCGGTACGCGCCGCGTATCCCAGGCCATTCAGGGTGTGGACGCTGCGGCGTCGGAAACCGGCCAGTGCGCAGCCCAGGTGAACGAAGCCTCGCACGGCCTGACACAGGAAGCCGGCACGCTGCGCGGCGCGGTCGCCCGCTTCCTGGAAGGTGTGCGCGCGGCCTGATCACTTCTCAGCGCCGTCAGGTGAACGGGGGCGCTTGCCTCTGCTGACGGCTTTGCGTATATCCGCGCCTCCGGTGCCTCGTGCGCGCCGGGGGCGCAAAGTGCCTCAACCCCAGTGGCGGGGTAGCTCAGCTGGTTAGAGCGCAGGACTCATAATCCTGAGGTCGAGAGTTCAAGTCTCTCTCCCGCTACCACTTTCACCTAAGGCCTTATATCACTGAGACTTTAGCGCTTTTCGCTCTTGGACTGCCCCACAAACTGTCCCACAAGGGCGAGGAGTGAGGGTGCCGAGGTATCGTGTGATGAACCACTATCTGAAGCAGCGGGGCAAGGTCTGGTATCTCCGCATGAGGGTGCCTCTCGACGTGCGCGAGAAGGCGGGCAGAGAGTGGATCGAGGAGAGCTTACGCACCCGTGATGTCCAAGAGGCGCGTAGGAGACGGGATACCCGCAAAGCCGACCTAGAGCGGGAGTGGGAATTGATCCGCCGCGTCGGTGACCCTAGCGCACTAGAGAGCGCCCTAGCTGAGGCTGAGCTGGAGCGCCGGGCGGCTAGCCGAGGAGAGCTGGACCCAGCGGCACCCTCGGTGGGGGAACGGCTCTCGGAGGAACTCCACACCAAGGCGCAGGCATGGGGACGGCGTGAGGGACACGTTGACCCCTTCGGTGCGGGGATGGACCCGGAGGAGCTGCTAGAGCGTTTCACAGAGGAGACCAGAGATGGCGCACGCCTTCGTGACCAGCTGGAGGCGCTGAGGGGCAACATCCCGATCTCGCTAGCGGGAGAACGTTGGCTGGCCAAAGTGGACCTCACAGAAGGCACGAAGCGGGAGTATCGCCGGTTCTTCAAGACAGCGCAGGAACGCCTGCCGCCGTCAGCGCAGGTTACCCGGACGGATGCCCGCATGTTCACGCAATGGCTTGCCGAGGAGGGGGGAGCGGACGGCTCTGGTTTCTCACGCAAGACGGTGAACAACCACCTCTCCGCCCTCTCGCGCCTGTGGGGCCACATAGGGCTGGATAAGGCCATCTGGAAGGGTATCGACTTCGAACCCGCCAAAGCACCCGTAAAGCGGAATATCTGGACGCTGCAAGATACCATTCTCCTCCTCGACGCGGCTGAGGCACTACCGGGCAAGGCAGGGGACAGAATGCCACGCCTGATCCGAATTGCCCTACACACCGGCGCGCGAGCGAAGGAGATCGCCGGGATGGAGTATGACCCGGAGAATGACTGGCTTGTTATTCGCCGGGAGACCACAAAGACGGACGCAGGGGAGCGCGCATTGCCCTGTCCCGATGCAATCCGGGATGACGTCAAGGCTTGGGTGGCGGACCCGTGGAGCACCCAGAGCGTCACCAACAGGTTCTCAGAGCTGAAGCGGGGGCTGGGCTTCGAGGGCCGGAGCAAGGTGCTCCACAGCTTCAGGCACACCCTCGCCTCACGCCTGCATGAGCTAGGTGTGCAGGAGGCCACAGCGGCCCGAATTACCGGCCACAAGCACACTGGCATGACCTATGGGGTCTACGGGAACAAGACAGCCGTGGAGAGCCTCAGGGGCATCATCAACTCGCTGGACTGGGACGGGAGATTGAACGCGGAGAGGGAAACCACCGCCCGGCGAACCCAGAACATTCAGGGCGCCCCCTAGAAGCCCCGCAGAGGCCCGCCGAGAACGGGCCGGGCTATCCGCAAGCGCGTATCGTGAAGGCGCTCCTCGGGCCTTCTAGGGGGGCTGCCGAATGCCCTCTTGTCCGGTTGAAGCTGGAGGGTATCCACGCCGCCGTCGTTGCCACCCAAAGGCTCGTTGTGACCGGGCGGCGAAGGGCGAAAACCCAAAAGGTAGCGTAAACGGGGAGAGTTCTCCTCCTCCACCGGCAACAGCGCGCTTCAACGCGAGCCGGATACCTACCCTTCGTGGGGTATCAAGCGCCTGACGGGGCGCGACAGAGCGAGGCCCTCACTGGCAAGCCGGTGGGGGCTTTTGTCGTTCTGGAGGCATCACCACGGAGGGGATCACCAAACCCCACGAACGCGAGTTAGCGACATGAACGAACACGATATTTCCACCCCGCCGTCGTTGCCACCCAAGCTGGAGCCGGGCGTGCTGTTCTACCTGCCTCTGGAGTGGCTTCACGTTGACCCGGAGATCACCTGCCGATGGCAGGGCAAGACGGAGCCGGGACTGGTGAAGGTGATAGCCCAGGCATTTAAGAGCGGCGGCCATGTGGAGCCTGCAAAGGCGGCTTTGCTCAACGGGCGATGGACACTGATCGACGGGCTACACCGCTATGAGGCCTTCGTGCAGGCCACAGACCCTAAAACTATTGAGCGCAAACGTTTCCCCGTCATCTCGATGGGAGAGGCCCCCGATGCCGTGACCGCTCGATGGTGGGCCAGCCGGGTCAACTGGACGGCACACAAGAACCTGACGAAGGTAGAACGGCGTGAAGCCTTCCGGCGATATGTGCAGGCAAACCAGCACCGCAAAGGAGAGAAGCGCCGGGGGAACTTCAAGAGCTACCGGGAAATTGAAGCTGACCTGCCGGGTGCCAAGCGCTCCACACTTCACGATTGGATGCATCAGGACTTCCCCTCCATCGCCGCCGCCATGGCGGGGAACGATGAAGACTACGGAGGGAACGGCGGGCTTCGGGACTGGCAAGAGGTCAAGGCGGAGCGTCAGGCCGCGAAGCTCCGAGACCAGCTCATCGCACTAGGCGGAACCGAGGAGACGAAGGGCCATGCCATAGCGGCGGCCGAGGAGGCCTACTGGAAGCTGACGGGCAGGAAGCCTCGGGCAATACCGGAGACAGACGGATATGGCTTCTGAGAGACAACCTCTCCGCCTTGCTGGAAAGGGCTGGAGGCGAAAAACTGTCCGGATCGGACACTGTAGGTCAACGGCGCGGCCCGGTAGGCTAGCGCAGGTAGGCAGAGACGCGAGCCGACCCCAACACGAAGCAACGCGGGAAGGGGTCCGTTCATGGCGCAAAAATCTGTGAGGCCCTCTGATAGACAGGGACGGTCGCGATACCCCCCGGTGCCGCCCAGAGAGCCTCTCAGAACATCTCAGGGCGGACACCCCTAGGCCGCATCCTCCAGCGCCATCAAAGCGGCCTCGACGGGCAAGAGCCGCGTAGCGAGGGAAGCTAGCGCCTCCTCTGCCCCTGCCTTGATACCCTCCAGCATTTCCATCGCCGCGCCGATTGCGCCCGCCTCTGCCTCCAAGGCCGCTACAAGTGCGGCGGCCTCCGCTGTGTTGCCCTGTCCGGCCTCTGCCAGTCGATGCGCAGTCTCGATATGCGTCTGTGTCATGGTCATCCCCTTAGCTAACGATGGCGGAGGAGGAGTCTAGAGGGACAGAGGTTGCAGTCAACCCAT from Glycocaulis abyssi harbors:
- a CDS encoding acetyl-CoA C-acyltransferase; this translates as MREAVIVSTARTPIGRAYRGAFNNTQAQELGGHVIAEAVKRSGVDGAEIDDVVMGAAMQQGSTFQNTARQCLIRGGLPTSVSGQTVDRQCASGLMAISMAAKQIISDGMTVTVGGGLESISLVQNEHMNLHRAFDPWINEHRPDLYMSMLETAEIVAERYKISREAQDEYALQSQQRTAAGQAAGKFDDEIVPLASKMGVMDKATGQISIVDTKLEKDEGNRADTTLEGLQGLRTVHANGQKVKEGKFITAGNASQLSDGASASVLMEAKEAERRGLTPLGAYRGIAVAGLDPDEMGIGPVYAVPKLLKANGLKMDDIGLWELNEAFAVQVLYCRDKLGIPNDRLNVNGGAISIGHPYGMSGARMVGHALIEGKRRGVKYVVITMCVGGGMGAAGLFEVY
- a CDS encoding tetratricopeptide repeat protein, giving the protein MLILVLTLLAQISPEPERSGLIDAYLTNVQAGSADVWLALDAQPSTLTATGSDGRLDVVLEGFACEAREILPPSGRPVTRLQTGPGADGGCTIRLEGEWREAQAFLGEGGVLVALDGVELSAAPLRPVASAGTTSRTPDQAGPAPSGQAQPAPDGARSAGDTAPSSAARPTALAAGGEACAQSASRLEDTPWDLNAMSSHADCLAGSNSTADAITLYERVLAFEPGHYGAALGLARMRAAQGDTAAASALFQTAAESARTDGEALAARHAAEELQ
- a CDS encoding energy transducer TonB yields the protein MPDIDLAGCSSKTACKRFTNGLGEIMKIVKSVCMAAVLASGLFVAPAMAMNDRETVRVVAPEYPRGAERRNLEGAVSVRYNVTESGEVADVEIVEATPAGVFDRAVLRALEQWQYAPADEVTEGVEQVFNFAFAG
- a CDS encoding methyl-accepting chemotaxis protein; protein product: MQLNLHSVQTRLIGAFALVALVGVAAALAGVIALQSTRGALSEVVDEAAPMASAAGALDAASSAITGELAAFARSSDTVDMTASETRLQTLYNGARTAVSALSEAGLAAARTASLTALLDDLAAGIEAANAPTAANLEARNARLNAISAAISERAQAVAALEAGLENAAGQAELETFLRIMVDLNLILTQYAELDGAMSAGEVADVEGRFELAMDELLVNLAILGDAASAEVTRSAEALVSRGEGPQGVFALRRSEIESEITATDAVEDARIAHAMLAAEVEQVVAQANAMAAAARANGFTAVLSGQILLIVMAIGAVAIAGLIGWIYVNNNLLNRLTRISRTTTALASGDTGQALDDNAQDEIADMARAVAVLRENEIERVRLASESEAERAAREKRTKAIEALVHEFESTSSRALEEVSRAAGEMEMAANALTESSRSAAGQTAEVNEAGVLAAQNVDTVAAAAEEMTSSIAEIAQQISRSSTIARSAADEVSGASADVTALSEAAGRIDGVVRLINEIAEKTNLLALNATIEAARAGEAGKGFAVVASEVKTLAEQTARATGSISEQVNGIQSATGKAVSAITAIGTVIREMNEISTAIAAAMEEQRAAAEEITRSAQEAAGGTRRVSQAIQGVDAAASETGQCAAQVNEASHGLTQEAGTLRGAVARFLEGVRAA
- a CDS encoding DUF6538 domain-containing protein, with amino-acid sequence MNHYLKQRGKVWYLRMRVPLDVREKAGREWIEESLRTRDVQEARRRRDTRKADLEREWELIRRVGDPSALESALAEAELERRAASRGELDPAAPSVGERLSEELHTKAQAWGRREGHVDPFGAGMDPEELLERFTEETRDGARLRDQLEALRGNIPISLAGERWLAKVDLTEGTKREYRRFFKTAQERLPPSAQVTRTDARMFTQWLAEEGGADGSGFSRKTVNNHLSALSRLWGHIGLDKAIWKGIDFEPAKAPVKRNIWTLQDTILLLDAAEALPGKAGDRMPRLIRIALHTGARAKEIAGMEYDPENDWLVIRRETTKTDAGERALPCPDAIRDDVKAWVADPWSTQSVTNRFSELKRGLGFEGRSKVLHSFRHTLASRLHELGVQEATAARITGHKHTGMTYGVYGNKTAVESLRGIINSLDWDGRLNAERETTARRTQNIQGAP